Proteins encoded together in one Henckelia pumila isolate YLH828 unplaced genomic scaffold, ASM3356847v2 CTG_477:::fragment_3, whole genome shotgun sequence window:
- the LOC140872871 gene encoding probable carotenoid cleavage dioxygenase 4, chloroplastic, translated as MTHDFAVTEKYAIFTDLQIHFDLMEIMRGRSPVIIYSRKVPRVGIMHKYANDDNEMSWIVPPGLNIFHVANAWEEDGGDDTVVMVASYALSAEQAWENHDLTQFRMEKIVINVKDKTLERYPLSTKVLEFGGVNPAYAKKKTRYIYSAMLDTPELSVRLVKLDASIIDCDDYILASQLYGSACIRGEPIFVPKDPNNLDAEEDDGYLITYVHNENTNESIFFVMDAKSPSFETIAAVKLPLRVPSGFHEIFVPDNILNKLNIIT; from the exons ATGACTCACGACTTCGCTGTCACGGAAAAATACGCCATATTCACTGATTTGCAGATCCATTTTGACTTGATGGAGATTATGAGAGGAAGATCGCCGGTGATTATTTATTCCCGTAAAGTTCCTCGAGTCGGGATCATGCATAAATATGCAAATGATGATAATGAAATGAGTTGGATTGTTCCTCCGGGATTGAACATTTTTCATGTGGCGAATGCGTGGGAAGAAGACGGCGGAGACGACACGGTGGTGATGGTGGCGTCTTATGCGTTATCAGCTGAGCAGGCGTGGGAAAATCATGATTTGACGCAGTTCAGAATGGAGAAAATTGTGATAAATGTGAAGGATAAGACATTGGAGAGGTATCCATTGTCCACCAAAGTTCTTGAATTCGGAGGTGTTAATCCAGCTTACGCAAAAAAGAAGACAAG GTACATATACTCAGCAATGCTAGATACTCCAGAGTTGTCTGTAAGGTTGGTGAAATTAGATGCATCGATCATAGATTGTGACGATTATATCTTGGCTAGTCAGTTATATGGATCGGCTTGTATCAGAGGCGAACCGATATTCGTGCCAAAGGATCCTAATAATCTTGATGCGGAGGAAGACGATGGTTACTTAATTACTTATGTTCATAATGAGAATACAAATGAGTCGATATTTTTTGTGATGGATGCCAAGTCCCCATCTTTTGAAACTATTGCTGCCGTTAAGCTTCCACTGAGGGTGCCTTCAGGATTCCATGAAATATTTGTGCCTGACAATATactcaataaattaaatattatcacctag